A stretch of Synergistaceae bacterium DNA encodes these proteins:
- a CDS encoding YibE/F family protein, whose protein sequence is MRTKNLLIRIIIAMLISQGFYYFADSFTVSRWNSSESLIVRVISAGPEKIIPSEDEDSYEMAERDTVLELVSGSEPGKQMTLKTVRLSGSGLDIVPGRRYLLVWDMFTDGTIQYSIADAFRIPSVAGIVMLVCTMLIAFTGWRGFFALLGLGASVFVLVFIMIPLTVKGWDCVWLAVASVFIISTVTVLCVVRHARYRIVALAGSLGGVMCGFLCGAVMVYMWELTGLAGEGSALLASTLPGLNMRGILLASVLIGSIGAVLDVAISVTASMSEFVDYDEDIHLDRLLLAGLNVGSEVLGSMINTLILAYMGSSLPMAVLICSAGVEITGIMNDPYIAQEIVQSLAGTLGLLFTIPATAFVFVAAETVRRSHD, encoded by the coding sequence ATGAGGACGAAAAATTTACTCATCAGGATTATTATTGCTATGCTTATCTCTCAGGGCTTCTACTATTTTGCCGACTCTTTCACTGTTTCCCGGTGGAACAGCAGCGAGTCTCTAATCGTCCGCGTAATCTCAGCAGGCCCGGAAAAGATTATCCCCTCGGAAGATGAAGACTCCTACGAGATGGCCGAGCGTGATACAGTATTGGAGCTTGTCTCAGGGAGTGAGCCGGGAAAGCAGATGACGTTAAAGACAGTGAGACTCTCAGGGAGCGGACTCGATATTGTTCCCGGGCGGCGTTACCTTCTTGTGTGGGACATGTTCACGGACGGAACAATTCAGTACTCCATCGCCGATGCATTCAGGATACCTTCAGTTGCGGGAATCGTTATGCTTGTCTGCACGATGTTAATCGCGTTCACGGGCTGGCGGGGATTTTTCGCGTTACTGGGACTCGGCGCGTCAGTGTTCGTTCTCGTGTTCATTATGATTCCTTTGACGGTCAAAGGCTGGGACTGTGTGTGGCTTGCGGTTGCGTCAGTCTTTATCATCTCAACGGTAACAGTTTTGTGCGTAGTGCGTCATGCGCGTTACAGGATTGTAGCACTTGCAGGGAGTCTCGGCGGTGTAATGTGCGGATTCTTGTGCGGTGCTGTGATGGTATACATGTGGGAATTAACCGGGCTTGCGGGTGAAGGCTCTGCGCTGCTTGCGTCAACATTGCCGGGTCTGAACATGCGCGGGATATTGCTTGCGTCCGTGCTTATCGGCTCAATCGGTGCTGTGTTGGACGTTGCAATCTCCGTAACGGCTTCAATGTCTGAGTTTGTCGACTATGACGAGGATATTCACCTAGACAGATTACTTCTTGCGGGACTCAATGTCGGCTCGGAGGTACTCGGAAGCATGATTAACACGCTGATTTTGGCGTATATGGGAAGCTCATTGCCTATGGCGGTATTGATATGCTCTGCGGGAGTCGAAATCACCGGGATAATGAATGACCCATATATAGCGCAGGAGATAGTGCAGAGTCTTGCGGGGACATTGGGATTGCTGTTTACGATTCCTGCGACGGCGTTCGTGTTTGTGGCGGCTGAGACTGTGAGGCGGTCTCATGATTAA
- a CDS encoding ATP-binding cassette domain-containing protein, which yields MAALVDVNLNIEQGEFVYIIGQTGSGKSTLLRLITREILPSRGVVAVGGYDLARMRKADIPYYRRDVGLVAQDFKLIPSLTVYENIAFVMEAMSVPKRLVAERAKDVINQVGLWRRRSMRPAQLSGGEQQRVAIARALANSPSLFIADEPTGNLDFHTAAEVMKILFAINAAGVTVVMSTHNQGIVNASRQRVIELEGGRLVRDEKGGLYSE from the coding sequence ATAGCCGCCCTCGTTGATGTAAATCTCAACATTGAGCAGGGCGAGTTCGTCTACATAATCGGGCAGACAGGCTCCGGGAAATCGACTCTTCTCCGTCTCATAACACGCGAAATATTGCCGTCAAGAGGCGTTGTAGCTGTCGGAGGATATGACCTCGCCCGAATGAGGAAGGCCGATATTCCGTATTACCGCAGGGACGTGGGACTAGTCGCGCAGGATTTCAAGCTGATACCGTCTCTCACAGTCTACGAGAATATAGCGTTTGTCATGGAAGCTATGTCAGTCCCGAAAAGATTAGTCGCCGAACGTGCGAAAGATGTCATAAACCAGGTGGGACTATGGCGGAGACGCTCAATGAGGCCTGCACAGCTTTCCGGCGGGGAACAGCAGAGAGTCGCAATTGCCCGGGCACTGGCTAATTCACCGTCTCTTTTCATTGCTGACGAACCGACCGGGAATCTTGACTTTCACACAGCGGCGGAAGTCATGAAGATCCTTTTTGCGATTAACGCGGCCGGGGTTACGGTTGTTATGTCAACACACAATCAGGGAATCGTGAACGCCTCACGGCAGAGAGTGATAGAGCTTGAGGGCGGGCGGCTTGTCCGTGATGAGAAAGGCGGGTTATATTCAGAATGA
- a CDS encoding ABC transporter permease encodes MTALRYVLRDTWRLIFHHWVLGLLTLITAGVMLWVLGVTTLLSLNMENLLSRLESELAVQAYMVKDNTLDAEAIARRIQSLEGVYSIKTFSPSESLAKLQQKMGSQSRALEMLGDNPIPWNFEIHVNSASDIEPLVEALKDMPEIDDVVYAGLVVKRISALSRISSRVALIMFLLAVIITALVVYNTIHISLYSRREEIGIMYLVGATRAYIATPFVLEGTLLAFLGALIAGGGIVAAYFPGIELIRENLPLLTNIIITDKPVIWRFCGLLAGFGATLGWVCSYLVVARFINSITRPE; translated from the coding sequence ATGACGGCATTAAGATACGTACTCCGCGACACATGGCGGTTAATCTTCCATCACTGGGTATTAGGACTTCTGACACTCATAACGGCGGGCGTAATGCTCTGGGTACTGGGTGTAACGACTCTTTTGTCGCTCAACATGGAAAATTTATTGTCGCGGCTTGAGTCGGAGCTTGCGGTTCAGGCATATATGGTGAAGGACAACACATTAGACGCGGAAGCGATAGCCCGGAGGATTCAGAGCCTTGAAGGTGTCTACAGCATAAAGACATTTTCACCGTCCGAGTCCCTCGCAAAACTTCAGCAGAAAATGGGAAGCCAGTCCCGTGCGCTTGAAATGCTCGGCGACAATCCTATTCCGTGGAACTTTGAGATTCACGTCAACAGCGCAAGCGACATAGAGCCGTTAGTCGAGGCGTTAAAGGACATGCCGGAAATTGATGATGTCGTCTACGCCGGGTTAGTCGTCAAGAGAATATCAGCCCTTTCACGAATATCATCGCGGGTAGCGTTAATCATGTTCCTTCTTGCGGTGATAATAACTGCGCTGGTAGTGTACAACACGATTCACATATCGCTGTATTCACGGCGTGAGGAAATCGGGATAATGTACCTTGTCGGGGCAACGCGGGCATATATTGCGACTCCGTTTGTGCTTGAAGGTACATTGCTGGCGTTTCTCGGCGCGCTTATTGCGGGCGGTGGGATAGTTGCGGCATACTTCCCAGGAATTGAGCTGATACGGGAAAATCTGCCATTGCTGACGAACATAATCATCACAGACAAGCCGGTGATATGGAGATTCTGCGGGCTTCTCGCGGGGTTCGGTGCGACTCTGGGATGGGTATGCAGCTATTTGGTAGTGGCAAGATTCATTAACTCTATCACGAGGCCAGAGTAA
- a CDS encoding HD domain-containing protein, producing the protein MKNFLSVKDIKQLPKNSDFVTIGVVSKFIRRKDRNNSSFWDMTLSDPSGDIDGKVWQASSWRNTQGGDDFPIDPENCGLKFEGASVKVIGTVAEFREQIQYNFSEISYLSQEEYPPKMFTRHSPVKAEILEDLFMKLIAQISHKQLHDFVHAVFFKHGLWEKFRSWPAAVSLHHAYTGGLLEHSVSVAIGAMDLARHYSVFKIPVNMDIVIAGSLLHDIGKLEAYTMNPAPQVTVAGSAVEHIAMGYAMFMKYAEAESLDKNITLALGHIITSHHGKREYGSPVLPATPEAFIVSAADNVDFELSYWKTQIDALNPDADMTDYLQPIDRRLWRGIKL; encoded by the coding sequence ATGAAAAATTTTCTCAGCGTCAAAGACATAAAGCAGCTCCCGAAAAATTCCGATTTCGTTACAATTGGAGTCGTGTCGAAATTCATACGCAGGAAAGACCGCAACAACTCTTCATTCTGGGATATGACATTGAGCGACCCTTCCGGGGACATTGACGGAAAAGTCTGGCAGGCTTCCTCATGGCGTAACACTCAGGGCGGGGACGATTTTCCCATTGACCCGGAAAACTGCGGGCTGAAATTCGAGGGTGCTTCCGTGAAAGTCATCGGGACTGTCGCCGAGTTCAGAGAGCAGATACAGTACAACTTCAGCGAAATATCATACCTCAGCCAGGAAGAATATCCCCCGAAAATGTTCACACGTCATTCACCCGTAAAAGCAGAAATTCTCGAAGACCTCTTCATGAAATTAATCGCTCAGATTTCGCACAAACAGCTTCATGATTTTGTTCACGCTGTATTCTTCAAGCACGGGCTTTGGGAAAAATTCAGGTCATGGCCGGCGGCTGTATCACTCCATCACGCTTATACAGGCGGACTCCTCGAACATTCCGTATCTGTCGCAATTGGTGCTATGGATCTTGCCCGGCATTATTCTGTCTTCAAGATTCCCGTCAACATGGACATCGTTATAGCAGGCTCACTCCTTCACGACATCGGCAAACTTGAAGCCTACACTATGAATCCCGCCCCGCAGGTTACAGTAGCAGGGTCAGCGGTTGAACATATCGCTATGGGCTACGCAATGTTCATGAAATACGCTGAGGCTGAGTCCCTCGACAAGAACATCACGCTCGCTTTAGGCCACATAATTACGAGCCATCACGGAAAACGCGAATACGGTTCGCCAGTTTTGCCCGCAACACCTGAAGCATTTATCGTTAGCGCGGCTGATAATGTAGACTTTGAGCTTTCGTACTGGAAAACGCAGATTGACGCGCTCAACCCTGACGCAGATATGACCGATTACCTTCAGCCAATTGACCGGCGATTATGGCGGGGCATAAAGCTATGA
- a CDS encoding DMT family transporter has product MNIKIKAVIFALSAAVFYALNVPLSKILLRNIEPSFMAGLLYLGAGAGMMILSLLKLNIEGNTEPFTRYDMPFIAGMIVLDIAAPIFLMTGIAFGTSSNASLLGNFEIVATALIASVIFREPVSNRLRVAIALITLSGMILTFGGADSLKFSYGSIFVLLAASFWGLENNCTRKLSSKSASMIVILKGLFSGLGSIMIALMTGESLPPIYDSLCALVLGFVAYGLSIFLYVRAQKTLGAAKTSAYYAAAPFIGSVMSFVLLREKLSGTYILALAVMLAGSALAVIDTLRQRHSHAHRHAYIHSHNGILHAHIFTHTHEHNHYITPDSHRHFHGSQKGGHTPLI; this is encoded by the coding sequence AACATTGAGCCTTCATTCATGGCCGGGCTTCTCTATCTCGGAGCGGGAGCAGGCATGATGATTCTTTCGCTGCTGAAACTTAACATTGAGGGGAACACAGAGCCTTTCACGCGGTATGATATGCCGTTCATTGCCGGAATGATTGTTCTTGACATTGCCGCGCCGATTTTCCTGATGACGGGGATAGCTTTCGGGACATCATCAAACGCCTCTCTTCTGGGAAATTTCGAGATTGTCGCAACCGCCCTCATTGCCTCCGTGATATTCCGCGAGCCTGTGTCAAATCGTCTGCGTGTTGCCATCGCTCTAATCACATTGTCGGGAATGATTCTGACATTTGGGGGAGCTGATAGCCTGAAATTTTCTTACGGCTCAATATTCGTACTTCTTGCCGCGTCATTCTGGGGGCTTGAGAACAACTGCACGAGAAAATTATCATCAAAAAGCGCGTCAATGATCGTGATACTGAAGGGACTTTTTTCGGGACTCGGCTCAATAATGATAGCGTTGATGACAGGAGAGAGCCTCCCCCCGATTTATGACTCTCTGTGCGCTCTCGTGCTGGGATTTGTGGCTTACGGTTTAAGCATATTCCTTTACGTCAGGGCGCAGAAAACTTTAGGAGCCGCCAAAACTAGCGCGTATTATGCCGCCGCTCCGTTTATCGGGTCGGTGATGTCGTTCGTGCTTCTCCGCGAGAAACTTTCAGGGACGTACATTCTTGCGCTGGCCGTAATGCTCGCAGGGTCAGCACTTGCTGTGATTGACACGCTGAGGCAGAGACATTCCCACGCCCACAGGCACGCATATATTCACAGCCATAACGGAATCCTTCACGCCCATATTTTCACGCACACCCACGAACACAATCACTACATCACGCCGGACTCGCACAGGCATTTTCACGGATCACAAAAAGGAGGACACACACCGCTGATATAA
- a CDS encoding RluA family pseudouridine synthase, translating to MSHSLTVSQDDNGRRLDRVLRTTFKAVTLGEIMKAVRKGAVRVNGQRVRDGGTHVNAGDILTVPWVKGEIFNAPPKYSGLGKIGIIFQGENVMILNKPANILVQPDEPNGDSIITRIRGYVGPNSYPPAAVHRLDRNTTGVLSVALHGEALRALEELFKARRVRKIYIAVIAGNLPENITVDAPLLKDAENNTVKVSADGARAVSVISPISTDGEYTLARIELLTGRTHQARVHTAYIHHPIIGDRKYGDFHANRRANVSRPLLHAYELSFPDDIHDSLSEIAGKTFTAPLPDDMREFISARGLSL from the coding sequence ATGAGTCATTCCCTCACTGTATCGCAGGACGACAACGGCAGGCGGCTTGACCGTGTATTACGCACAACCTTCAAGGCCGTAACCCTCGGCGAAATCATGAAGGCCGTCCGAAAAGGGGCAGTACGCGTAAACGGCCAAAGAGTCCGGGACGGAGGGACTCACGTAAACGCAGGGGACATTCTCACAGTCCCATGGGTCAAAGGCGAAATCTTTAACGCCCCCCCGAAATATTCAGGTCTCGGCAAAATCGGCATAATATTTCAGGGCGAAAATGTCATGATTCTGAACAAGCCCGCAAATATTCTCGTTCAGCCCGACGAACCTAACGGAGACTCAATCATCACTCGCATACGCGGCTATGTCGGCCCAAACTCTTACCCGCCCGCGGCTGTTCACCGTCTTGACCGTAACACAACGGGGGTGCTTTCTGTTGCTCTTCACGGGGAGGCATTGAGGGCATTGGAGGAGCTGTTCAAAGCAAGGAGAGTCCGAAAAATATATATCGCTGTCATCGCAGGAAATTTGCCGGAGAATATTACGGTTGACGCTCCACTACTGAAGGACGCTGAGAATAATACGGTGAAAGTTTCTGCTGACGGGGCGAGGGCGGTATCAGTCATATCACCCATAAGCACAGACGGCGAATATACCCTAGCGCGGATTGAATTGCTGACGGGCAGAACTCATCAGGCCAGAGTCCACACGGCATATATACATCATCCCATAATAGGCGACAGGAAATACGGAGATTTTCACGCAAACAGACGCGCCAATGTATCACGGCCATTATTGCACGCATATGAACTATCATTCCCGGACGACATTCACGACTCACTGTCAGAAATTGCCGGGAAGACTTTTACAGCTCCATTGCCGGACGACATGAGAGAATTTATTTCAGCGCGGGGGCTTTCATTATGA
- a CDS encoding peptidoglycan DD-metalloendopeptidase family protein, translated as MNRKLSAVIILLALLFSPSAAKQKGSIDSQIAAEEKKRAELARQVQTYRSQIKKMGARVEGLLTKVNTLQQDENIAEQELTLLELQSEKIRENIDVLDVYMKAEQVKIDELSKKMSERLVDMYKYGETGRMRTLFASRSVFEAVEDAYLLKLMNDRDEDILSQLQEKIQNMDLSRRTMDDHQIRLKEKSEAVQEQRDKYQQTIKDTNRFITSLRRQKELAEKAAREAEEAQREAGAMIAELQRKRARAYMPATGKGSKFDWPVRGPMASPYGDRIHPILKRKILHAGIDIAASNGTPVKTAAPGEVIYNGWLRGYGRVVVIDHGRGFSTLYAHLSASLVHEGQVVKSGANIAKVGRTGNVTGYHLHFEVRHYGTPVNPIKYLKR; from the coding sequence ATGAACAGGAAACTTTCAGCAGTAATAATTTTGCTGGCACTGTTATTTTCACCGTCAGCGGCAAAACAAAAAGGAAGCATTGACTCACAGATAGCGGCGGAGGAAAAGAAACGGGCGGAGCTTGCGCGGCAGGTTCAGACGTACAGGAGTCAGATAAAGAAAATGGGAGCGCGTGTTGAAGGACTCCTCACAAAAGTCAACACCCTTCAGCAGGACGAGAATATAGCCGAGCAGGAATTGACGCTGTTAGAGCTTCAGAGCGAAAAGATTCGGGAGAATATAGACGTTCTCGACGTATACATGAAGGCCGAGCAGGTGAAAATTGATGAGCTGTCAAAGAAGATGAGTGAGCGGCTTGTTGACATGTACAAGTACGGCGAAACCGGGCGGATGAGGACTCTTTTTGCCTCCCGGAGCGTGTTCGAGGCTGTCGAGGATGCGTATCTCTTGAAGCTCATGAATGACCGGGACGAGGATATATTGTCGCAATTGCAGGAGAAGATTCAGAATATGGATCTCTCCCGGCGGACAATGGACGACCATCAAATACGCCTGAAAGAGAAAAGCGAGGCCGTACAGGAACAGCGCGACAAGTACCAGCAGACAATCAAAGACACAAACAGGTTCATAACGTCATTGCGCCGTCAGAAGGAATTAGCCGAGAAAGCCGCCCGTGAAGCAGAAGAAGCCCAGCGGGAAGCCGGAGCGATGATAGCGGAATTGCAGAGGAAACGCGCAAGAGCCTACATGCCCGCCACCGGGAAAGGGTCAAAATTCGACTGGCCTGTTCGCGGGCCTATGGCGAGTCCCTACGGCGACAGGATACACCCTATCTTGAAGCGCAAAATCCTCCACGCAGGAATCGACATTGCCGCCTCAAACGGTACTCCCGTCAAGACTGCCGCCCCCGGTGAAGTCATCTACAACGGATGGCTCCGGGGCTACGGTCGCGTTGTCGTAATAGATCATGGCCGGGGCTTCTCGACACTTTACGCGCATTTGTCCGCAAGCCTAGTACATGAAGGGCAGGTCGTGAAATCCGGC
- a CDS encoding Ppx/GppA family phosphatase: MIKAVIDIGSNSIKMRVASISAGTVHVIRDETEVVRLGRGMSSTGLLSPESMKLSCGAVVRMVSRARKIGAEIFIAGTMALRTAENSADFVRMVKDSCGLDVHILTGTEEARYSWLGAVDGFSISGNAVMFDTGGGSTEFVSGHGREILRSVSVPVGAVNLSEKFFADGSNPVPKSACDEAVKYVEGLFSENDIASFTAGKSEVIAVGGGVVAMSGVKNACENFVPSRLHGSTITRNDVRRQIRLYSSLTLSERENIIGLPKSRAEVILGSACIVFAAMKTLGAEKCTVSINGLRHGILLSEI; this comes from the coding sequence ATGATTAAGGCAGTAATAGACATCGGAAGCAACTCCATAAAAATGCGTGTAGCCTCCATAAGCGCGGGGACTGTTCATGTGATTCGTGATGAGACGGAAGTTGTCCGACTCGGCCGGGGAATGTCGTCAACAGGACTCCTATCTCCCGAAAGTATGAAGCTCTCATGCGGTGCAGTCGTCCGTATGGTGAGCCGTGCGCGTAAAATCGGAGCGGAGATATTCATTGCCGGGACTATGGCACTAAGGACGGCGGAAAATTCTGCTGACTTTGTGCGAATGGTGAAGGACTCTTGCGGTCTTGACGTTCACATTTTGACGGGGACGGAGGAAGCGCGGTATTCATGGCTGGGAGCTGTTGACGGCTTTAGTATTTCGGGCAATGCAGTGATGTTTGACACGGGCGGGGGAAGCACCGAATTTGTGTCGGGGCATGGCCGGGAAATTCTGCGCTCTGTAAGCGTTCCTGTAGGGGCGGTGAATCTGTCGGAGAAATTTTTTGCTGACGGCTCGAATCCCGTACCTAAATCCGCGTGTGATGAGGCTGTGAAATATGTTGAGGGATTATTTTCTGAGAATGATATAGCGTCCTTTACGGCGGGGAAATCTGAGGTTATCGCCGTTGGAGGGGGAGTCGTGGCGATGTCGGGTGTGAAGAATGCCTGCGAGAATTTCGTCCCTTCACGTCTTCACGGAAGCACTATAACGCGAAATGACGTAAGGAGGCAGATTCGGCTGTATTCGTCCCTGACATTAAGCGAGCGTGAGAATATTATCGGCCTGCCAAAATCGCGGGCTGAGGTGATTCTCGGAAGTGCGTGCATAGTTTTTGCGGCCATGAAGACTCTCGGCGCGGAAAAATGTACGGTGAGCATAAACGGATTGAGGCATGGAATATTACTGAGTGAGATATAA